TCCCAGGCTAGGTCCACCTTCCGGCCTGGGCCGCAGCTGCTGCGGAAAGCTGGGCTCTGGCTCTTTGAATCGGTGAGTGAGCGCAATGGGCGTCGCGCAATTGGGAAATccggaagaggaggaggaggagaagagaagctaGGCGCGAACGGGAAGGGCTAGACTGGTGCGGCAGCCACCCGGCCGAGACGGCTTGTGGTCCTGTCAGGCTTGGCTCGGGAGCACCTGCCTGTGGCGAACTACAGGATCTTCGGGCCACCTGGGGTCGGGATCAGTTCAACAGATGTTCCCTCCGTTCCCTCCGCTGCACCTACCTGCTCTGTGCTGGCCTCTGGGCTCGCTGCAGGAACTCAGATGACCCAAGCACCTTTTTATGATGCTCTGGGAGCTACGGACTCTGTTGGGGAGACAGGAGGAGTCACAGCAGTATTAATTGATTTGGGTCTTAAAGGAGCCAAATCACTAGCTGGAAAAGAGGAACTGGAAGTTGGAATGTAACGTGCAAAAGTGTATTCTGATCTTGTCTGGGCAATGGTGGAAATATCAATATTTAAGGAGCTtagatgaaaaagagaagagaggaaagataaAACCTTAAAGATGGTTAGTACCTCAAATAATGAGGGGTCTTGTATTTGCTAAGAAGGGTAGGCTGTCCTGGAGATAGAGGAGGATTGAAAGtagaagagagaatttttttaagaaaataaagttttaaaatatgttagttCTGGTGGCACTCAGGAGGGTAGTTTGGAATGTGGGAGGATGTGGTGTCAGGGAGACTTGTTGGAAGACCTTGCAGTGGTccaagggaaaagaagaaggacCTGTATTAGTGACAGGGAATAGGAAGTTTGGAGATTATGTTAAAGTTTCTGGTGTGGGAAACTATGTTAAGTCCTCTTAGTAGTGGTCATTAGCAGTGTCTTGGACCCCAGAACAGATCAAATATAGacaaggagagaaacagaaactgTCAAGTACAACTCAGTGTAGTAAGTGCTATAACAAACATATGAAGAATGTGCCATGAGATCATAGAGAAATGCGTTTTAATTTTCTTGGTTTCGAGATGGTGGCATAGGAGTTTACTCTTTGCACCTAGATTAGAAGTAGAACCTTCTTTTATCCAATTTGgatttgggattttttgtttgtttttaccatcAAAGTGTAGGAAAGCATTCTCTACCTTTACATcaacatttgtgttttattttgcttagaTTGTGACCATGGCTGCTGAATCCGATGTTCTGCACTTCCAGTTTGAACAGCAAGGAGATGTAGTCTTGCAGAAAATGAATCTCTTGAGACAGCAGAATTTATTTTGTGATGTGTCAATTTATATTAATGACACCGAGTTCCAGGGGCACAAGGTGATTTTAGCTGCTTGCTCCACTTTCATGCGAGATCAGTTTTTACTCACACAGTCAAAACATGTCAGGATCACCATCTTGCAGAGTGCAGAAGTTGGTAGAAAACTGTTGCTCTCTTGCTATACTGGAGCACTTGAAGTTAAAAGGAAAGAGCTTTTGAAATATTTGACTGCTGCTAGTTACCTGCAGATGGTTCACATTGTGGAAAAGTGCACAGAAGCTTTGTCGAAGTATCTGGAAATTGATCTTTCTATGAAAAATAACAATCAGCATACCGACCTGTGTCAATCCTCTGATCCAGATGttaagaatgaagaagaaaattcgGATAAAGACTGTGAGATCATTGAAATTTCAGAAGATAGTCCTATAAATATTGATTTTCAcgtaaaagaagaagaaagcaatgTCTTGCAGTCTACAGTAGAGTTGacaacagagagaaaggagatgaaGTCACCAGAGCTGTCTTCAGTAGATATTGGTTTTAAAGATAATGAAATTTGTATCCTCCATGTGGAGTCTATCAGTACCGCTGGTGTAGAAAATGGGCAGTTTTCACAGCCTTGTACCTCTTCAAAAGCAAGCATGTATTTCTCTGAAACACAGCACTCCCTGATCAATTCTACTGTTGAGAGCAGAGTGGCAGAAGTTCCTGGAAATCAAGATCAGAGCTTATTTGGTGAGAATACTGAAGGAAGTCATGGGACAGTGAATGAGATGCAGAATCTGGATGATGCTTACTCACTGAGGCACCAGTGTCCCAGGTGTCCTCGAGGATTTCTTCATGTTGAAAACTATCTGCGCCACCTCAAGATGCATAAGCTTTTCCTGTGCTTACAGTGTGGGAAAACatttacacagaagaaaaatctcaaccgGCATATTCGAGGGCACATGGGCATACGGCCCTTTCAGTGTACCGTGTGCTTGAAAACATTTACTGCTAAGAGCACGCTTCAGGACCACTTGAACATACACAGTGGAGATCGCCCATACAAATGCCATTGTTGTGACATGGATTTCAagcacaaatcagccctcaaaaAGCACTTAACCTCTGTCCATGGCAGAAGCAGTAGTGAAAAGCTACCCAGGCATGATCTCAAAAGGCAAAATCTACTGTAATTAGAACCACACCTTGCAATGTAAGCCTTATATCATTCTGTTAGGCAAGTTTTACTACAGAAATGCAGCATCTGTTATATtgcatctcccccccccccccccccgccccatctttTGGTCTTCATTTTGGTTGGCCTACACGTTATTCTTTCTGAACTTCTACTATCAGTTCCAATGTGTGGGAGACATGATAAAGCTAATGGGATGCTGCCTTATCTCATACAGTATGTGTAAGTCTCAGTGGTACATCTAGAGAAATAATGTTCCTCTCTTAAATATTCTTGGTTCTAGTGACAGAGGATCCCACAATATTTCTAGATTCTGATTTTGACTCTCTAGATAAATGATGTACATGTAAAATCATAACCATATAATAGTCTTAAGTAATTAGGATAACAGCAAAAATAGACTTAGGAACATGCCGTAATCCATTATTAGTTCTTTGTAGGActaataaattttttctttttttaagacaaattgCAGTTGGATTCTAAATCTAAGCACGAAGGTACTTGTTTTAAACTGTAAGGGAACACACCTCAAGTTCGTTTGGGAGTAGTAGAATTTCCTTGTATGTGGGCTAATATTccttaaaataatgtttccatGATTTGTTAGTATGCATAGTTTAGAAATGATTAATCAGGCCCaagtttcttgattttatttaatgaagttgtatttaataattttatgacCAGTGATATTATGCCATTGACAGAAGCTCTGAAAAATTTCTCTTAGAAATCCCAACTTTACCAAAGATACTCTACTGTTtcctttttcaaatgtattttattttttagttaacatatagtagaACTGACCTTTGTTTTTGGTCTACATTTCCatgaattttaacacatgtaGATTTGTTCAACCACCATTGCAATC
The Vulpes vulpes isolate BD-2025 chromosome 2, VulVul3, whole genome shotgun sequence genome window above contains:
- the ZBTB6 gene encoding zinc finger and BTB domain-containing protein 6 isoform X1, which translates into the protein MGLTGIRAPLGPSGSRGRGSEGERLRMSFRDAQPTLVAVKLVDTGCVSSQARSTFRPGPQLLRKAGLWLFESIVTMAAESDVLHFQFEQQGDVVLQKMNLLRQQNLFCDVSIYINDTEFQGHKVILAACSTFMRDQFLLTQSKHVRITILQSAEVGRKLLLSCYTGALEVKRKELLKYLTAASYLQMVHIVEKCTEALSKYLEIDLSMKNNNQHTDLCQSSDPDVKNEEENSDKDCEIIEISEDSPINIDFHVKEEESNVLQSTVELTTERKEMKSPELSSVDIGFKDNEICILHVESISTAGVENGQFSQPCTSSKASMYFSETQHSLINSTVESRVAEVPGNQDQSLFGENTEGSHGTVNEMQNLDDAYSLRHQCPRCPRGFLHVENYLRHLKMHKLFLCLQCGKTFTQKKNLNRHIRGHMGIRPFQCTVCLKTFTAKSTLQDHLNIHSGDRPYKCHCCDMDFKHKSALKKHLTSVHGRSSSEKLPRHDLKRQNLL
- the ZBTB6 gene encoding zinc finger and BTB domain-containing protein 6 isoform X2; translated protein: MIVTMAAESDVLHFQFEQQGDVVLQKMNLLRQQNLFCDVSIYINDTEFQGHKVILAACSTFMRDQFLLTQSKHVRITILQSAEVGRKLLLSCYTGALEVKRKELLKYLTAASYLQMVHIVEKCTEALSKYLEIDLSMKNNNQHTDLCQSSDPDVKNEEENSDKDCEIIEISEDSPINIDFHVKEEESNVLQSTVELTTERKEMKSPELSSVDIGFKDNEICILHVESISTAGVENGQFSQPCTSSKASMYFSETQHSLINSTVESRVAEVPGNQDQSLFGENTEGSHGTVNEMQNLDDAYSLRHQCPRCPRGFLHVENYLRHLKMHKLFLCLQCGKTFTQKKNLNRHIRGHMGIRPFQCTVCLKTFTAKSTLQDHLNIHSGDRPYKCHCCDMDFKHKSALKKHLTSVHGRSSSEKLPRHDLKRQNLL
- the ZBTB6 gene encoding zinc finger and BTB domain-containing protein 6 isoform X3 — translated: MAAESDVLHFQFEQQGDVVLQKMNLLRQQNLFCDVSIYINDTEFQGHKVILAACSTFMRDQFLLTQSKHVRITILQSAEVGRKLLLSCYTGALEVKRKELLKYLTAASYLQMVHIVEKCTEALSKYLEIDLSMKNNNQHTDLCQSSDPDVKNEEENSDKDCEIIEISEDSPINIDFHVKEEESNVLQSTVELTTERKEMKSPELSSVDIGFKDNEICILHVESISTAGVENGQFSQPCTSSKASMYFSETQHSLINSTVESRVAEVPGNQDQSLFGENTEGSHGTVNEMQNLDDAYSLRHQCPRCPRGFLHVENYLRHLKMHKLFLCLQCGKTFTQKKNLNRHIRGHMGIRPFQCTVCLKTFTAKSTLQDHLNIHSGDRPYKCHCCDMDFKHKSALKKHLTSVHGRSSSEKLPRHDLKRQNLL